From Lolium perenne isolate Kyuss_39 chromosome 5, Kyuss_2.0, whole genome shotgun sequence, a single genomic window includes:
- the LOC127302262 gene encoding uncharacterized protein isoform X2, with protein MLVQAWRRFWYDLVKSAKSRVQIQIKWFKVLQIDQDLVRSDFVELNQEIGNEFLNETSWGMFGLYYGDNRERQLLSCDTLIPLLDASNSGEEEEVELDKDFIYIVGILILMELKKYRDK; from the exons atgttggtccaagcatggagaag attctggtacgatcttgtaaaatccgccaaatctcgtgtgcagatccaaatcaagtggttcaaagttctgcagatag atcaagatctagtcagatctgactttgtcgaattaaatcaggagattggaaacgaatttttgaatgaaaccagttgg gggatgtttggtttatactatggtgataaccgagagaggcaattgctaagttgtgatactctcatacctttactag acgcgagcaattccggagaagaagaagaagtggaattggacaaggattttatttatattgttgggattcttatattgatggagttgaagaagtacagggacaaataa
- the LOC127302262 gene encoding uncharacterized protein isoform X1, giving the protein MQVHVGPSMEKVELSSDLKFLSKIQIKWFKVLQIDQDLVRSDFVELNQEIGNEFLNETSWGMFGLYYGDNRERQLLSCDTLIPLLDASNSGEEEEVELDKDFIYIVGILILMELKKYRDK; this is encoded by the exons atgcaggtgcatgttggtccaagcatggagaaggttgagctatcctcagatctgaagttcttgagcaaa atccaaatcaagtggttcaaagttctgcagatag atcaagatctagtcagatctgactttgtcgaattaaatcaggagattggaaacgaatttttgaatgaaaccagttgg gggatgtttggtttatactatggtgataaccgagagaggcaattgctaagttgtgatactctcatacctttactag acgcgagcaattccggagaagaagaagaagtggaattggacaaggattttatttatattgttgggattcttatattgatggagttgaagaagtacagggacaaataa